The following proteins are encoded in a genomic region of Nicotiana sylvestris chromosome 4, ASM39365v2, whole genome shotgun sequence:
- the LOC104212653 gene encoding uncharacterized protein — MQQYVVKVQALLARFWEWSITHILREENAQADALANLGSSTEMKGSNSETVVQLMHSVLEVNSYYEVNMTNLGWEWRNEIINYLEQGKFLEDSKASRALQAKAARYSFKRGQLYRKSFQGPLARCLVASKANYVMREVHEGVCGNHSGADSLVLELVRARYYWPLMEQDAKAFMQNAISAKVVHHCGLKQVLIKRLMSVKWWISYGRI, encoded by the coding sequence ATGCAACAATACGTAGTAAAAGTCCAGGCTCTACTTGCTCGATTTTGGGAATGGTCAATTACTCATATCCTGAGGGAAGAAAATGCACAAGCAGATGCATTAGCTAACCTTGGTTCATCAACGGAAATGAAAGGATCGAATTCCGAGACGGTGGTACAACTCATGCACTCGGTCCTGGAGGTAAATAGCTATTATGAGGTAAATATGACTAATTTGGGCTGGGAATGGAGGAATGAGATCATTAACTATCTCGAGCAAGGGAAGTTTCTCGAAGACTCCAAGGCATCCAGGGCGCTGCAGGCCAAAGCAGCACGATATAGCTTCAAAAGAGGCCAACTATACAGGAAATCTTTCCAAGGCCCATTGGCCCGATGCTTGGTAGCATCCAAAGCTAATTATGTTATGCGAGAAGTCCACGAAGGGGTATGTGGAAATCATTCGGGCGCTGATTCCTTAGTACTGGAACTGGTAAGGGCAAGATATTATTGGCCCCTAATGGAACAAGATGCCAAAGCTTTCATGCAAAATGCGATAAGTGCCAAAGTTGTGCACCACTGTGGGTTGAAGCAGGTCCTTATCAAAAGATTGATGAGCGTAAAGTGGTGGATTTCTTATGGGAGAATATAA